CTCAACAAACCCTCATCGACTGCACCAACCTCACCACCCGCGAAATCAATCAAAAACTCAAAGCCCTAGCATCCGAAAGTATCCCCACCGTCAAACTCCTCAACCCCGCCGGAAGACACAACCTTGCCGTCGGCATTACCCAGAACATTGCCATCTCAATCGAAGGCCCCGTAGGATACTACTGTGGCGGACTAAGCGAGAATATCAACATCGAAGTTTTTGGTGACTGTGGTTGGTCAGTCGGCGAAAATTTCATGAGTGGTAACATTACAATTCACGGCAACGCTTCCGCCAACGCCGCCGCATCTGCCCAAGGAGGTAAAATATGCGTTCTTGGTCATGCAGGAGCGCGTGCGGGAATTTCGCTCAAAGGTGCAACAATCATTGTGACTGGTAATGTCGGCTACGGTTCGGCATTTATGATGCAGCAAGGATGCATGATTGTGTGTGGCAATGCAGGAGCAAATTTAGCCGATTCCATCTACGATGGTGTCATTTTTGTCGGCGGAGAAATCAACTCATTAGGTGCAGACGCCAAACTTGAACCGATGAACAATGCTGATTGGCAACTTTTAGAACAAGAACTATCAATACTCAATATTAGTGCCAAAAATTACAACTTTAAAAAAGTTATTTGTGCTAAACAACTGTATCACTTCAAAGCGAAAGATTGGGCGAATTATTAGGGGCGAGGAGCGTGAGAGAGAAGAGATTAGTGATGAAAAGAGGGTAGGGGAATGGAGAGAGAACAAGTATTAAAGACAAGTAGTACATATACACCCGAAGTGATCGCCGCAATTCAAGAACGCGCAGAACTAGGTCGCTATATGATTCGTGGTTATGGGGCGTTTCGTAATGTTCCGCGATTTGACGATCTCGTTTTTCTCACGACTTCCCTGACACGACTTCCTCTCGAAGGCTACCGCGAGAAATGCACAACGAAAACTCTAATTGGTACGCGCTACGCCCAACGCCCGATGGAGTTAGATATCCCAATTACAATTGCCGGAATGAGTTTCGGGGCGCTGTCTTACAATGCTAAAGTTGCTCTAGGACGGGCTGCAACATTACTCGGAACCTCAACAACGACGGGTGATGGGGGAATGTTACCTGCTGAACGCGAAGCATCCTCCAAGTTAGTTTATCAGTGTCTCCCTTCACGTTATGGTTTTAACCCGACAGATTTGAAAAAAGCTGATGCAATTGAAATTGTTGTCGGACAAGGTGCAAAACCTGGTGGTGGTGGTTTACTCTTAGGGCAAAAAGTAAACAAAGTCGTCGCTGGAATGCGGACATTACCCGAAGGCGTCGATCAGCGATCGCCGTGTCGTCACCCTGATTGGATTGGTCCTGACGATCTCAGAATAAAAATAGAAGAATTGCGCGAAGCAACTGACTGGGAAATTCCGATTTACGTCAAAATGGGTGCTACCCGCGTTAAAGATGATGTCAAACTTGCGGTCAAAGCGGGTGCAGATGCGATCGTTCTCGATGGGATGGAAGGCGGAACCGCCGCGACGCAAAGCATTTTTCAAGAACACACCGGAATTCCCACACTTCCCGCACTTGTACAAGCCGTAGAAGCTTTACAAGAAATCGGCGTTTACGGCGAAGTACAGCTAATCATTTCCGGTGGTATTCGTTCAGGACCTGATGTTGCTAAAGCTTTAGCTCTAGGTGCAGATGCTGTCAGTTTGGGAACTGCAACTTTAATCGCGATGGGTTGTAATAAACCTGTATATATAGAAGATTACCACAAATTAGGCACTGAACCTTACCACTGTCACCATTGCCATACCGGAATGTGTCCAGTAGGTATTACAACACAAGATGCAGAGTTAATGCAACGGCTACCCGTTGACGAAGCCACAACTTATGTTGCAAACTACTTGCAATCCTTAGTTATGGAAATCCAAAGTTTAGCCCGTGCTTGCGGTAAATCGAACGTCCATAACCTCGAACGCGAAGACTTAGTTGCACTCACCCTTGAAGCTTCTGCAATGGCAAAACTACCGCTTGCCGGTACAGATTTTATCATGGGGCAGTCGTAGAAAGAGCAAAAGCAAAATAACTACTAACCACTATGACAACAAAATCTTGGGGTCCAGAAGCATTTTGGGGACTAGACTATAACTTCGCTCCGCAGTGGGTATTGACACCAGCCCAACAAAAACTACAAGCA
This window of the Chroogloeocystis siderophila 5.2 s.c.1 genome carries:
- a CDS encoding FMN-binding glutamate synthase family protein; this translates as MEREQVLKTSSTYTPEVIAAIQERAELGRYMIRGYGAFRNVPRFDDLVFLTTSLTRLPLEGYREKCTTKTLIGTRYAQRPMELDIPITIAGMSFGALSYNAKVALGRAATLLGTSTTTGDGGMLPAEREASSKLVYQCLPSRYGFNPTDLKKADAIEIVVGQGAKPGGGGLLLGQKVNKVVAGMRTLPEGVDQRSPCRHPDWIGPDDLRIKIEELREATDWEIPIYVKMGATRVKDDVKLAVKAGADAIVLDGMEGGTAATQSIFQEHTGIPTLPALVQAVEALQEIGVYGEVQLIISGGIRSGPDVAKALALGADAVSLGTATLIAMGCNKPVYIEDYHKLGTEPYHCHHCHTGMCPVGITTQDAELMQRLPVDEATTYVANYLQSLVMEIQSLARACGKSNVHNLEREDLVALTLEASAMAKLPLAGTDFIMGQS